A genomic segment from Desulfovibrio sp. encodes:
- a CDS encoding IscA/HesB family protein, whose protein sequence is MLELTESAQKELAAFFEGKEKSSIRVYLAPGGCSGPHLALALDAATDEDMSEEQGGFTFCINKELLAQVEGVKIDLTYSGFTVEPTVPLPQTGGGCSGCSGGCGH, encoded by the coding sequence ATGCTTGAACTGACCGAAAGCGCCCAGAAGGAACTGGCGGCCTTTTTTGAAGGTAAGGAAAAGAGCTCCATTCGCGTGTATCTCGCCCCTGGCGGTTGTAGCGGGCCTCACCTGGCCCTGGCACTTGATGCCGCCACGGACGAGGATATGAGCGAAGAACAGGGCGGGTTCACCTTCTGCATCAACAAGGAGCTTCTTGCCCAGGTTGAAGGCGTGAAGATTGACCTGACCTACTCTGGCTTCACTGTTGAGCCTACAGTTCCCCTGCCCCAGACGGGCGGTGGTTGCAGCGGCTGCTCCGGCGGCTGCGGACACTAG